From a single Sinomonas atrocyanea genomic region:
- the coaD gene encoding pantetheine-phosphate adenylyltransferase, giving the protein MRRAVCPGSFDPIHNGHLEVIARAANLFDEVIVAVSTNYAKKYRFGLEERLTLARRTLGAISGILVEPMGEGLLAEFCRERGASAIVKGLRSSSDFDYELPMAIMNRQLTGVETVFLPAEAHYVHLSSTLVKEVHDLGGDVADYVPRSVLARLAETRPQH; this is encoded by the coding sequence ATGCGACGCGCGGTGTGCCCTGGCTCCTTCGACCCCATCCACAACGGGCATCTCGAGGTCATCGCCAGGGCCGCGAACCTCTTCGACGAGGTCATCGTCGCGGTGTCGACCAACTACGCGAAGAAGTACCGGTTCGGCCTCGAGGAGCGGCTCACCCTGGCCCGTCGGACCCTCGGGGCGATCAGCGGCATCCTCGTCGAGCCGATGGGGGAGGGCCTCCTCGCCGAGTTCTGCCGGGAACGGGGCGCGAGCGCGATCGTGAAGGGGCTCCGTTCGTCGTCCGACTTCGATTACGAGCTGCCGATGGCCATCATGAACCGGCAGCTCACCGGGGTCGAGACCGTGTTCCTCCCCGCTGAGGCCCACTACGTCCACCTCTCCTCGACGCTCGTCAAGGAGGTCCACGATCTCGGCGGGGACGTCGCGGACTATGTGCCCCGGTCGGTCCTCGCGCGGCTCGCCGAAACCCGTCCGCAGCACTGA
- a CDS encoding YceD family protein, giving the protein MMFDVKDLGRSPGSMRTLEEHVPAPGELGVALIGVKEGSPVDLDLTFESVHEGILVSGTAHVTVTGECGRCLDPIEYGLDAEVQELFFFEGPGLSDGEDDEEQRRVEHDSIDLEPVLRDAVVPLLPFQPVCREDCEGLCSECGVRLADEPGHHHEVVDPRWAALADLAKPDRHDDE; this is encoded by the coding sequence TTGATGTTCGACGTCAAGGACCTCGGGCGCAGCCCGGGGAGTATGCGGACCCTTGAGGAGCATGTACCCGCGCCGGGTGAACTCGGCGTGGCGCTCATCGGCGTCAAGGAAGGGTCCCCCGTGGACCTGGACTTGACCTTCGAGTCAGTGCACGAGGGGATCTTGGTCTCGGGGACTGCGCACGTCACGGTAACGGGCGAGTGCGGCCGCTGCCTGGATCCCATCGAGTACGGACTCGACGCCGAGGTGCAAGAGCTTTTCTTCTTCGAGGGCCCGGGGCTCTCGGACGGAGAAGACGATGAAGAGCAACGTCGAGTCGAGCACGATTCCATCGATCTTGAGCCGGTGTTGCGGGACGCAGTGGTACCGCTGCTGCCGTTCCAGCCGGTGTGCCGGGAAGACTGCGAGGGCCTGTGCTCCGAATGCGGAGTGCGTCTTGCGGACGAGCCGGGGCACCACCATGAGGTCGTCGACCCCCGGTGGGCTGCCTTGGCAGATCTGGCGAAGCCAGACCGGCACGACGATGAGTAA
- the rpmF gene encoding 50S ribosomal protein L32: MAVPKRKMSRSNTRARRSQWKASVPTLVKTVENGRVTYSLPHQAKVVTDSAGTELFLEYKGRKVADV; the protein is encoded by the coding sequence GTGGCTGTTCCCAAGCGGAAGATGTCTCGCTCGAATACCCGCGCCCGCCGCTCGCAGTGGAAGGCCTCCGTTCCCACGCTGGTCAAGACCGTTGAGAACGGCCGCGTGACGTACAGCCTTCCCCACCAGGCCAAGGTGGTCACCGACTCGGCCGGGACCGAGCTGTTCCTCGAGTACAAGGGCCGCAAGGTCGCCGACGTCTGA
- the mutM gene encoding bifunctional DNA-formamidopyrimidine glycosylase/DNA-(apurinic or apyrimidinic site) lyase, giving the protein MPELPEVEVVRRGLASWVAGRTVEAVDVVDARSVRRHTLGPEDFRGQLKGARVLDAVRRGKYLWLPLSDPGASPHTALLAHLGMSGQLLVEEPEAPDEKHLKVRLTLSDAPGMPRELRFVDQRIFGGLAVVPLVPTDDGGPGGRGDSALALIPGEAAHIGRDPLDPLFDPEAFHRRLRARRTGIKRALLDQRLVSGIGNIYADEALWGARLHYARPTDTLRRPETDRLVHAVRDVMGRALVAGGTSFDSLYVNVNGASGYFSRSLDAYGRAGRACRRCAAAGEASMIVREPFMNRSSYRCTRCQPVPRNARW; this is encoded by the coding sequence ATGCCGGAACTGCCCGAAGTCGAGGTGGTCCGCCGCGGCCTCGCCTCCTGGGTCGCGGGGCGGACCGTCGAGGCGGTGGACGTGGTGGACGCCCGCTCCGTGCGGCGCCACACCCTCGGGCCCGAGGACTTCCGCGGCCAGCTCAAGGGCGCCCGCGTGCTCGACGCCGTGCGCCGCGGCAAGTACCTCTGGCTGCCGCTGTCAGACCCCGGGGCCAGCCCGCACACGGCGCTCCTCGCGCACCTGGGCATGAGCGGCCAGCTCCTCGTCGAAGAGCCCGAGGCGCCCGACGAGAAGCACCTCAAGGTCCGGCTGACCCTCAGCGACGCCCCCGGCATGCCCCGCGAGCTGCGCTTCGTGGACCAGCGCATCTTCGGCGGCCTCGCCGTCGTGCCGCTGGTCCCCACGGACGACGGCGGCCCCGGCGGCCGCGGCGACTCCGCCCTCGCGCTCATCCCGGGGGAGGCGGCCCACATCGGGCGCGACCCGCTCGATCCGCTCTTCGACCCGGAGGCGTTCCACCGTCGCCTGCGGGCGCGGCGCACGGGCATCAAGCGCGCCCTCCTGGACCAGCGCCTCGTGTCCGGGATCGGGAACATCTACGCCGACGAGGCGCTCTGGGGCGCGCGCCTGCACTACGCGAGGCCGACCGACACGCTCCGCCGCCCCGAGACGGACCGGCTCGTGCATGCCGTGCGGGACGTCATGGGCCGGGCCCTCGTGGCCGGCGGCACGAGCTTCGACTCGCTCTACGTCAACGTCAACGGCGCGTCCGGGTACTTCTCCCGCTCCCTGGACGCCTACGGCCGCGCCGGGCGGGCGTGCCGGCGGTGCGCGGCGGCGGGCGAGGCCAGCATGATCGTCCGGGAGCCGTTCATGAACCGCTCCTCCTACCGCTGCACCCGCTGCCAGCCGGTTCCGCGCAACGCCCGCTGGTAG
- the rnc gene encoding ribonuclease III, with protein sequence MSPHDELLKRLGVDIDAETLRLALTHRSFAYENGGIPTNERLEFLGDSVLGFSVTEHLYREYPDLSEGDLAKRRAAVVSTRALASIARRLGVGEFIYLGQGEKVTGGKNKSSILADTMEALIGATYISNGLEPARQFVVGLIEPLLADAAVLGAGTDWKTHIQELAASRQLGPIHYAVIGDGPDHARTYTATLLIGGTEYGTGTGNSKKEAEQQSAANAWKVLGTDSAASAQA encoded by the coding sequence ATGAGCCCTCATGACGAGCTTTTGAAGCGTCTCGGCGTCGACATCGACGCCGAGACGCTTCGTCTTGCCCTCACCCACCGTTCCTTCGCCTACGAGAACGGCGGCATTCCGACGAACGAGCGCCTAGAGTTCCTCGGCGACTCGGTCCTCGGCTTCTCCGTCACGGAGCACCTGTACCGGGAGTACCCCGATCTGAGCGAGGGCGACCTCGCGAAGCGGCGTGCCGCCGTCGTGAGCACCCGCGCCCTCGCCTCGATTGCCCGGCGCCTCGGCGTGGGCGAGTTCATCTACCTCGGCCAGGGCGAGAAGGTCACTGGCGGGAAGAACAAGTCCTCGATCCTCGCGGACACGATGGAGGCGCTCATCGGGGCGACCTACATCTCCAACGGGCTCGAGCCGGCGCGCCAGTTCGTCGTCGGCCTCATCGAGCCCCTCCTCGCGGACGCCGCGGTGCTCGGGGCGGGCACGGACTGGAAGACGCACATCCAGGAGCTCGCCGCGAGCCGGCAGCTCGGCCCGATCCACTACGCGGTGATCGGGGACGGCCCGGACCATGCGCGCACGTACACGGCCACCCTCCTCATCGGCGGCACCGAGTACGGGACCGGCACCGGGAACTCCAAGAAGGAAGCCGAGCAGCAGTCGGCCGCCAACGCCTGGAAGGTCCTCGGGACCGACAGCGCCGCTTCCGCGCAGGCCTGA